A DNA window from Plasmodium brasilianum strain Bolivian I chromosome 12, whole genome shotgun sequence contains the following coding sequences:
- a CDS encoding calmodulin-like protein, producing MNEKPYIPIIEKLNNDKNPNFYICGNGYIAPLDIKSLKKISNTEKKNLQRVFKMMDKDNTGKISVSNLHDILHKYNYKISKSEVERMIWEFDDNMDNCLDYDEIYFLYLRCVNDKKKQIPSDLYNIIQFFMFDYEMNGYITVEKTLQILYVRFGREKMDLEVQEIFGDKYEDESGVEKQVHLKEYLDNEKKRIRKYRNENHKKGRKA from the exons atgaatgaaaaacCATATATACcaattattgaaaaattaaacaatgACAAGAATCCAAACTTCTATATTTGTGGAAATGGGTATATAGCACCATTAGACATCAaaagcttaaaaaaaatctctaacacagaaaaaaaaaatttacagaGAGTCTTTAAAATGATGGACAAAGATAATACAGGGAAAATTTCTGTTTCTAATCTTCATgacatattacataaatacaatTACAAGATTTCTAAG AGCGAAGTTGAGAGAATGATATGGGAATTCGATGACAACATGGATAACTGCTTAGATTATgatgaaatttattttttatatttgcgGTGCgttaatgataaaaagaagCAAATACCCAGTGACTTATACAATATTATTCAGTTCTTTATGTTTGATTATGAAATGAATGGATATATAACTGTTGAAAAAACCTTACAAATATTGTATGTGCGTTTtggaagagaaaaaatggaCTTGGAAGTTCAAGAAATATTTGGAGATAAATATGAAGATGAATCAGGAGTAGAAAAACAAGTTCACTTAAAGGAATATTtggataatgaaaaaaagagaatacgAAAGTACAG AAATGAAAATCACAAAAAAGGGAGAAAGGCATAA